A single genomic interval of Helicoverpa armigera isolate CAAS_96S chromosome 13, ASM3070526v1, whole genome shotgun sequence harbors:
- the LOC135117717 gene encoding uncharacterized protein LOC135117717, with amino-acid sequence MPEEDLLQHEMEAGVVISEVLTLPHSQARDFVELLPTETTINDSRATAGSSPPPIQEQVQDAPQSPVLQMTVRGRRTETVASSTPPLRQRPRRKRNLNPRQSVSEQYSAARREFLAVAEANAATMKMLATAAQAQADAAKMQAEAAKVQAEATLQLVKVGNKIADAINNYINKNNK; translated from the exons ATGCCAGAGGAAGAT ttattacaacatgagatggaggctggggtggtaatctctgaggttctcaccttacctcattctcagg ctagagattttgtggaattgttaccgactgaaacaa caatcaatgacagcagagcaacggctggttcttcaccaccacccatccaagaacaagtgcaagatgcccctcagtcgccagtactacaaatga cagtacgtggcagaaggacagaaactgttgcatcatcaacaccaccactgcgacagagacccagaagaaagagga atctgaatcctcgccaaagtgtttctgagcaatatagtgcagctcgacgagaatttctagcagttgcagaagcaaatgctgctacaatgaag atgctggcaactgctgctcaagcgcaagcagatgctgccaagatgcaggctgaggcagccaaggtacaagccgaggcgacgctgcaattggtaaaagtcggaaacaaaatagctgacgcaataaataattacataaataaaaataataaatga